In a single window of the Nymphalis io chromosome 20, ilAglIoxx1.1, whole genome shotgun sequence genome:
- the LOC126776404 gene encoding uncharacterized oxidoreductase TM_0325-like translates to MDFTNKIVLITGASSGIGAATAIYFSKLSAKLALTGRNENNLKKIALYCEKAKGIKPLTVVADLTEDLDVEKLVKETIDHYGRIDVLINNAGVLAIGGIKDTNMEMYDKVMSTNMRAVYHLTMLCVPHLSASKGSIINVSSINSSKAYTNYLPYNISKAALDHFTKCVALELAPDGVRVNSVNPSFVKTNILKYVGLTDDQIELLVQNVVGRTPMKKIVEASEVAALIAFLASDLAKSITGSCMSVDGGSKLQ, encoded by the coding sequence atggatttcacaaataaaattgtactaatTACTGGCGCAAGTTCAGGGATCGGAGCGGCTACAGCGATATACTTTTCAAAATTGTCTGCAAAACTTGCCTTGACCGgaagaaatgaaaataatttgaaaaagatTGCTTTGTATTGTGAGAAGGCTAAGGGAATAAAGCCTTTGACCGTTGTGGCGGATTTGACAGAAGATTTAGATGTTGAAAAACTCGTTAAAGAGACTATAGATCACTACGGTAGAAttgatgttttaataaataatgctgGCGTATTAGCCATAGGAGGAATCAAGGATACCAATATGGAGATGTATGACAAAGTCATGTCTACGAATATGCGAGCGGTTTACCATTTAACGATGTTGTGTGTCCCACATCTTTCTGCATCCAAGGGAAGCATTATTAACGTATCTAGTATCAATTCTTCTAAGGCCTACACCAATTATTTAccatataacatttcaaaagcTGCATTAGATCATTTCACAAAATGTGTAGCCTTGGAATTAGCACCAGATGGTGTTCGTGTAAACTCTGTAAATCCAAGTTTTGTGAAGACTAACATTCTAAAATATGTAGGATTAACTGATGatcaaattgaattattagTTCAGAATGTTGTTGGCAGAACGCCTATGAAAAAGATAGTAGAAGCCAGTGAAGTGGCTGCTCTAATTGCTTTCTTAGCTAGTGACCTAGCCAAGAGTATAACCGGATCATGTATGTCAGTCGATGGTGGAagtaaattgcaataa